A single window of Doryrhamphus excisus isolate RoL2022-K1 chromosome 5, RoL_Dexc_1.0, whole genome shotgun sequence DNA harbors:
- the gadd45ab gene encoding growth arrest and DNA-damage-inducible, alpha, b isoform X1, protein MKLGGEKHCNVTSSKVTVIFVLIRMESVAHALEEVLSAALPQGCITVGVYEAAKSLNVDSDNVVLCVLASDDSDKHDAALQIHFTLIRAFCCDNHIDIVHVDNMRRLAELVGGARAGREPLDPHCVLVTQNPQTSSWKSSALGKLQRFCRDSRGWDQWVPLVHLPDR, encoded by the exons ATGAAGTTAGGAGGAGAGAAGCATTGCAATGTTACCTCATCCAAAGTGACTGTCATTTTTGTGCTTATTAGGATGGAGTCTGTGGCCCATGCCTTGGAGGAGGTTCTGAGTGCAGCCTTACCTCAGGGTTGCATCACTGTGGGTGTCTATGAGGCTGCCAAGTCTCTCAATGT AGATTCAGACAACGTGGTTCTGTGTGTACTGGCCTCCGACGACAGCGACAAACACGACGCGGCACTGCAGATCCACTTCACGCTCATCCGCGCCTTCTGCTGTGACAACCACATCGACATCGTGCATGTCGACAACATGCGGCGTCTGGCTGAACTTGTGGGAGGGGCCAGGGCTGGAAGGGAACCGCTCGACCCACACTGCGTTCTGGTCACG CAGAACCCGCAGACATCATCCTGGAAGAGCTCTGCTCTGGGGAAGCTCCAAAGGTTCTGCAGGGACAGTCGCGGTTGGGACCAGTGGGTGCCACTGGTTCACCTGCCAGACCGATGA
- the gadd45ab gene encoding growth arrest and DNA-damage-inducible, alpha, b isoform X2, which translates to MTLEDNSGENASERMESVAHALEEVLSAALPQGCITVGVYEAAKSLNVDSDNVVLCVLASDDSDKHDAALQIHFTLIRAFCCDNHIDIVHVDNMRRLAELVGGARAGREPLDPHCVLVTQNPQTSSWKSSALGKLQRFCRDSRGWDQWVPLVHLPDR; encoded by the exons ATGACGCTTGAGGATAATAGTGGAGAAAACGCTTCTGAAAG GATGGAGTCTGTGGCCCATGCCTTGGAGGAGGTTCTGAGTGCAGCCTTACCTCAGGGTTGCATCACTGTGGGTGTCTATGAGGCTGCCAAGTCTCTCAATGT AGATTCAGACAACGTGGTTCTGTGTGTACTGGCCTCCGACGACAGCGACAAACACGACGCGGCACTGCAGATCCACTTCACGCTCATCCGCGCCTTCTGCTGTGACAACCACATCGACATCGTGCATGTCGACAACATGCGGCGTCTGGCTGAACTTGTGGGAGGGGCCAGGGCTGGAAGGGAACCGCTCGACCCACACTGCGTTCTGGTCACG CAGAACCCGCAGACATCATCCTGGAAGAGCTCTGCTCTGGGGAAGCTCCAAAGGTTCTGCAGGGACAGTCGCGGTTGGGACCAGTGGGTGCCACTGGTTCACCTGCCAGACCGATGA
- the gadd45ab gene encoding growth arrest and DNA-damage-inducible, alpha, b isoform X3 codes for MTLEDNSGENASERMESVAHALEEVLSAALPQGCITVGVYEAAKSLNVDSDNVVLCVLASDDSDKHDAALQIHFTLIRAFCCDNHIDIVHVDNMRRLAELVGGARAGREPLDPHCVLVTNPQTSSWKSSALGKLQRFCRDSRGWDQWVPLVHLPDR; via the exons ATGACGCTTGAGGATAATAGTGGAGAAAACGCTTCTGAAAG GATGGAGTCTGTGGCCCATGCCTTGGAGGAGGTTCTGAGTGCAGCCTTACCTCAGGGTTGCATCACTGTGGGTGTCTATGAGGCTGCCAAGTCTCTCAATGT AGATTCAGACAACGTGGTTCTGTGTGTACTGGCCTCCGACGACAGCGACAAACACGACGCGGCACTGCAGATCCACTTCACGCTCATCCGCGCCTTCTGCTGTGACAACCACATCGACATCGTGCATGTCGACAACATGCGGCGTCTGGCTGAACTTGTGGGAGGGGCCAGGGCTGGAAGGGAACCGCTCGACCCACACTGCGTTCTGGTCACG AACCCGCAGACATCATCCTGGAAGAGCTCTGCTCTGGGGAAGCTCCAAAGGTTCTGCAGGGACAGTCGCGGTTGGGACCAGTGGGTGCCACTGGTTCACCTGCCAGACCGATGA